The stretch of DNA CGCGAAGGTGCCGTACGGCGCCAGCGACGCGTGCTGGTTGCCGCGACGACTGGGCGACTCGCCCGTCGCGAAGAAGGCGCCGGCCTGGTAGGTGAGCATCGAGACCAGCGAGTCCTGCATCGCCAGGTCGATGTGGGCGCCCTCGCCGGTCTGCGCGCGGCGCAGCAGCGCGGCGAGAACCGCCTGGGTGGCGAACATGCCGGACGAGATGTCGGCGATCGGCAGACCGCTCTTGGTCGGCTCGCCGTCGGCGGTGCCGGTGATGCTCATCCAGCCGGACGTGCCCTGCACCACCTGGTCGTATCCCGGGCGCTGCGACTCCTGACCGAAACCGGAGATCGAGCAGTACACGACGTTCGGGTTGGTCGCACGCACCGCGTCGACGCCGAGTCCCAGCCGCTCCGCCGTGCCCGGACGCCAGTTCTCGACGACGACGTCGGCGTGCCGCGCGAGCCGCTGGGCGATCTCACGGTCGTCCTCGGACTTCAGATCGAGGGCCAGACTGCGCTTGTTCCGGTTCACCGACAGGTAGTACGCGGCGGTGTCACCGACCCACGGCGGACCCCAACGACGCGAGTCGTCGCCGCTGCCCGCGCGCTCCACCTTGACGACGTCGGCGCCGTAGTCGGCGAGGAGCATCGTGCAGAACGGCCCGGACAGTGCCTGTGAGAAGTCGGCGACACGAATGCCCTCGAGAGGAAGCGTCCCCATGGCGATCTCCTAGTCTGATACCTCGAACTGAGGTACAAGTTTCATTATTCGGCACAACTTCTGGACTGGTGCCGTATATTGGACTATTTCAGGGTAGGTAAGGACTGTCAGGCCGTCAACGGAATCGCCGAATCCTCACGCCGGGCGGCGAATTCGACGATCGGTCGCGGAACGAGGAGACGACGATGCAGCAGACGGTCGTGACCGCATTGCGCGTGCTCGACGAGGTCGCCAAACATCAGCCCGCCGGCGTCAGCGATCTCGCGGCGCGGATGGAC from Gordonia humi encodes:
- a CDS encoding CaiB/BaiF CoA transferase family protein; this encodes MGTLPLEGIRVADFSQALSGPFCTMLLADYGADVVKVERAGSGDDSRRWGPPWVGDTAAYYLSVNRNKRSLALDLKSEDDREIAQRLARHADVVVENWRPGTAERLGLGVDAVRATNPNVVYCSISGFGQESQRPGYDQVVQGTSGWMSITGTADGEPTKSGLPIADISSGMFATQAVLAALLRRAQTGEGAHIDLAMQDSLVSMLTYQAGAFFATGESPSRRGNQHASLAPYGTFATSDGSANISVGNERQWTGLCEAIGAPELLTDPRFVDNGKRVANSVELKTALEGALRNVTTDELLAAADKAGVPAGAIAPIGQVLTDPALLARQMVLTAEHPRLGELKSPNSPWHIDGEVATARIAPPDLGAHNDEVIAELRGLSSEG